One window of Candidatus Eisenbacteria bacterium genomic DNA carries:
- a CDS encoding lipopolysaccharide kinase InaA family protein encodes MSAGRQLVRWRCEGWRGLVRLGELGPATWLRAAEAAGEGRGSRHARTIATTQAGGTFWLKVYPRPDGYRARRAARMMAALPRAGLAAPEVVLVGTRDGDGLLVTRDAGGVPLAESLAVAGRSRQEKWGRLRALGRAVAALHGAGFVHGDLVPSNVQVRGEDHVFLDHDRTRRSHLLVWWQGRRNLVQLGRFVVDGIGTTDRARVFAAYADARGLGWRARRRLVRWVVEKTIERRCAIDHIAPDVARRAGFARLMRSGGPLAPGGTAA; translated from the coding sequence GTGAGCGCGGGCCGGCAGCTCGTGCGCTGGCGGTGCGAGGGGTGGCGCGGTCTCGTGCGACTCGGTGAGCTCGGCCCGGCGACGTGGCTCCGTGCGGCCGAGGCGGCCGGGGAGGGACGCGGCTCGCGCCACGCGCGGACGATCGCGACGACGCAGGCGGGCGGCACCTTCTGGTTGAAGGTCTACCCGCGACCGGACGGCTACCGCGCGCGCCGCGCGGCCCGCATGATGGCCGCGCTCCCGCGCGCAGGCCTGGCGGCGCCGGAGGTGGTCCTCGTCGGGACGCGCGACGGTGACGGGCTCCTCGTGACACGCGACGCGGGCGGGGTGCCACTCGCCGAGAGCCTCGCGGTCGCGGGGCGCTCGCGGCAGGAGAAGTGGGGCCGTCTCCGCGCGCTCGGCCGCGCCGTCGCGGCGCTCCATGGCGCCGGGTTCGTCCACGGCGACCTCGTGCCCTCCAACGTCCAGGTGCGCGGCGAGGATCACGTCTTCCTCGATCACGATCGCACGCGCCGCAGCCACCTCCTCGTCTGGTGGCAGGGACGGCGCAACCTCGTGCAGCTCGGCCGCTTCGTCGTCGACGGGATCGGCACCACGGATCGGGCGCGGGTCTTCGCGGCCTACGCGGACGCGCGCGGGCTCGGGTGGCGCGCCCGGCGTCGGCTCGTGCGCTGGGTGGTCGAGAAGACCATCGAGCGCCGATGTGCGATCGACCACATCGCGCCGGACGTCGCGCGGCGGGCGGGCTTCGCGCGCCTCATGCGGAGCGGCGGTCCGCTCGCGCCCGGGGGAACCGCGGCGTGA
- a CDS encoding glycosyltransferase produces the protein MKPEVSVVVPTYNRAAFVEASLESVLAQEAVAFEVVVVDDGSQDDTLARLGRIRDPRLRVLPVAHGGVGAARNAGVAAAQGAYVAFHDSDDVALPGRLARPVAVLRAQPELGLVIQNGRFLPPDDAPHGPSEPWIKPEVTRALVGRTIGVAEVFRWNLGQLQGMCFTRAALDTVGPFDTSFHILDDLDLVLRVAARFPAVFLDEEAFLYRRHGGGIARDRGTVREEAIRLAEKLVSTHPEVLPVLGRDDFHRRQARRYARLARARQRAGDTLGARAALKRARELRPMNLRYQLEALWLRLRPRP, from the coding sequence ATGAAGCCCGAGGTGAGCGTCGTCGTGCCGACCTACAATCGCGCGGCGTTCGTCGAGGCGAGTCTCGAGAGCGTGCTCGCCCAGGAGGCTGTCGCGTTCGAGGTCGTGGTGGTCGACGACGGCTCGCAGGACGACACGCTGGCGCGCCTCGGCCGCATCCGCGATCCGCGCCTGCGGGTACTCCCGGTCGCGCACGGTGGCGTCGGCGCCGCGCGCAACGCGGGCGTCGCCGCGGCGCAGGGCGCGTACGTCGCGTTCCACGATTCGGACGACGTCGCGCTGCCGGGGCGACTCGCGCGGCCGGTCGCGGTGCTGCGCGCGCAGCCCGAGCTCGGCCTGGTGATCCAGAACGGGCGCTTCCTGCCGCCCGACGACGCTCCGCACGGGCCGTCGGAGCCCTGGATCAAACCCGAGGTGACGCGCGCGCTGGTCGGACGCACGATCGGCGTCGCCGAGGTGTTCCGCTGGAACCTTGGCCAGCTGCAGGGCATGTGCTTCACGCGTGCCGCGCTCGACACCGTGGGGCCGTTCGACACGAGCTTCCACATCCTCGACGACCTCGACCTCGTGCTGCGCGTCGCCGCGCGCTTCCCGGCCGTGTTCCTCGACGAGGAGGCGTTCCTGTACCGCCGCCATGGTGGCGGCATCGCGCGCGATCGGGGCACCGTCCGCGAGGAAGCCATCCGGCTGGCCGAGAAGCTCGTCAGCACCCACCCGGAGGTGTTGCCGGTGCTGGGGCGCGACGACTTCCACCGTCGCCAGGCGCGACGGTACGCGCGACTCGCGCGCGCGCGCCAGCGCGCCGGCGACACGCTGGGCGCGCGCGCGGCCCTGAAGCGCGCCCGCGAGCTCCGCCCGATGAACCTCCGCTACCAGCTGGAAGCCCTGTGGCTCCGGCTGCGGCCGCGCCCCTGA
- a CDS encoding glycosyltransferase family 9 protein, protein MRLLIVLPGALGDVIRALPLLGRLRRAHPGATLAWVVEPLSLPLLEGHPWLDRVHRLERGRRVRGLVRAAREIRAARYDVALDLGRGAKSALLARASAAGRRIGFARGEAREGSWVVSTERLPPQGVTRSKLEQFLAFGDAIGATDHAIGFGLAPSAAEAAEAATLLGDDPRPIVAACVGSSCPSRRWWPERTAAVLDALAARHGTRAVVLGTAADTAFAGRVVGAAQSVVTNLAGRTSVRQLLAVLARARLAFGPDSGALHLAAALGVRVVSLWGATSALRSAPFGSERWAIAGTAPCSPCFLARCPIGRVCMTTIEVGAVVASASEAAVA, encoded by the coding sequence GTGCGGCTCCTGATCGTGCTGCCGGGCGCGCTCGGCGACGTCATCCGCGCGCTGCCGCTGCTGGGACGCCTGCGGCGCGCGCATCCGGGCGCGACGCTCGCGTGGGTCGTCGAGCCGCTCTCGCTGCCACTCCTCGAAGGACACCCGTGGCTCGACCGCGTGCACCGTCTGGAGCGAGGTCGGCGCGTGCGCGGCCTCGTGCGCGCCGCGCGCGAGATCCGCGCCGCGCGCTACGACGTCGCCCTCGACCTCGGCCGGGGGGCGAAGAGCGCGCTGCTCGCGCGGGCCTCGGCCGCGGGGCGCCGCATCGGCTTTGCCCGCGGCGAAGCGCGTGAAGGGAGCTGGGTCGTCTCCACGGAGCGTCTGCCGCCGCAAGGCGTGACGCGCTCGAAGCTCGAGCAGTTCCTCGCCTTCGGGGACGCGATCGGCGCGACCGACCACGCGATCGGGTTCGGGCTCGCCCCGAGCGCGGCCGAAGCGGCCGAGGCCGCTACGCTCCTCGGCGACGACCCGCGACCGATCGTCGCCGCCTGCGTCGGCTCCTCGTGCCCGAGCCGGCGGTGGTGGCCGGAACGCACGGCGGCGGTGCTCGACGCGCTGGCGGCTCGCCATGGCACGCGGGCCGTGGTTCTCGGGACGGCGGCGGACACCGCGTTCGCCGGGCGGGTGGTCGGCGCCGCGCAGAGCGTGGTGACGAACCTCGCCGGTCGGACGTCGGTGCGGCAGCTCCTCGCCGTCCTCGCCCGCGCGCGACTCGCCTTCGGTCCCGACTCGGGGGCGCTCCACCTCGCGGCTGCGCTCGGCGTGCGCGTCGTCTCGCTCTGGGGCGCGACCAGCGCGCTGCGCTCGGCGCCGTTCGGTTCGGAGCGGTGGGCGATCGCCGGGACCGCGCCCTGCAGCCCGTGCTTTCTCGCCCGGTGCCCCATCGGCCGCGTGTGCATGACGACGATCGAGGTCGGCGCCGTGGTGGCGTCGGCGAGCGAGGCTGCGGTCGCGTGA
- a CDS encoding glycosyltransferase, with translation MHAEGDAPRVVRAGRLRAVVVAGVDLVRTVGPDGDADRLLTSARCHLIKFQRKVVVGRIVTSIGPLYVKRYNVHALRIAVGSLGRVSPAVQAFRNARALAALGIATAPPVAALEFRWHGFLTRSFLLTHEVPAAETANIAWLRLLGFDDPQARRVTRRAFTRALGAFFRSLHDAGVYHRDLKDVNILVGGALSSPRFTLLDLERVRIGPEVSRRRRVTNVVQLARTLGPLASATDRARWLAAYLGDVPRAERRAWASAILRAQRSKDRGRRRAGPSPRARVTCTIVCQDEAAQIGQCLDSAAWCDEIVVVDGGSHDETVDIARRYTDRILRNPWPGYRAQKQFALDASRCEWVLNLDADERISDELSNEIRRALADVPPDVDGFAIPRLVSYLGRWWYRGGWYPRPVVRLVRREHTTWGGTDPHDRAEVPGRVRRLHEPIFHYTYDDVADHLRSVSKLTAVGANQVPAGRQIGLGRLLAEPAWRFLRAYLVKRGCLEGVPGFFVAATDAFYTFLRWARVWDRDRRAC, from the coding sequence GTGCACGCTGAGGGCGACGCGCCGCGCGTGGTGCGGGCGGGGCGGCTACGCGCCGTCGTCGTTGCGGGCGTGGACCTCGTGCGCACCGTGGGACCGGACGGCGATGCGGACCGCTTGCTGACGAGCGCCCGCTGTCACCTGATCAAGTTCCAGCGCAAGGTGGTGGTCGGTCGCATCGTCACCTCGATCGGGCCGCTGTACGTGAAGCGCTACAACGTCCACGCGCTCCGTATCGCGGTGGGGAGCCTCGGGCGCGTCTCGCCCGCCGTGCAGGCGTTTCGCAACGCGCGTGCCCTCGCCGCGCTCGGCATTGCCACCGCGCCGCCGGTCGCCGCCCTCGAGTTCCGTTGGCACGGCTTCCTCACGCGCAGCTTCCTGCTGACGCACGAGGTGCCGGCCGCCGAGACGGCCAACATCGCCTGGCTGCGCCTGCTGGGGTTCGACGATCCGCAGGCCCGCCGGGTCACGCGGCGCGCGTTCACCCGGGCGCTCGGCGCGTTCTTCCGCTCCCTGCACGACGCAGGCGTCTACCACCGGGACTTGAAGGACGTGAACATCCTCGTCGGCGGCGCGCTCTCGTCGCCACGCTTCACGCTGCTCGACCTGGAGCGGGTTCGCATCGGTCCCGAGGTGTCGCGCCGGCGGCGGGTGACCAACGTCGTGCAGCTCGCGCGGACCCTCGGCCCGCTCGCATCGGCGACCGACCGGGCGCGTTGGCTCGCCGCCTACCTCGGCGACGTGCCGCGCGCGGAGCGGCGCGCGTGGGCGAGTGCGATCCTGCGCGCGCAGCGATCGAAGGACCGCGGGCGCCGCCGCGCTGGGCCGAGCCCGCGCGCCCGCGTCACCTGCACGATCGTCTGTCAGGACGAGGCGGCGCAGATCGGGCAGTGCCTCGACAGCGCGGCATGGTGCGACGAGATCGTCGTGGTCGACGGCGGCTCGCACGACGAGACGGTCGACATCGCCCGGCGCTACACGGACCGCATCCTGCGCAATCCCTGGCCGGGATACCGGGCGCAGAAGCAGTTCGCGCTCGACGCGTCCCGCTGCGAATGGGTGCTGAACCTCGACGCCGACGAGCGCATCAGCGACGAGCTGTCGAACGAGATCCGGCGTGCGCTGGCGGACGTGCCGCCCGACGTGGACGGCTTCGCGATCCCGCGGCTCGTCTCGTATCTGGGGCGCTGGTGGTATCGGGGCGGCTGGTACCCGCGTCCGGTCGTGCGGCTCGTGCGGCGCGAGCACACGACGTGGGGCGGCACCGATCCGCACGACCGCGCCGAGGTGCCGGGGCGGGTGCGCCGGCTGCACGAGCCGATCTTCCACTACACCTACGACGACGTGGCGGACCATCTGCGCTCGGTCTCGAAGCTGACCGCGGTGGGAGCGAACCAGGTCCCGGCCGGACGGCAGATCGGCCTCGGCCGCCTGCTCGCCGAGCCGGCGTGGCGATTCCTGCGCGCCTACCTCGTGAAGCGCGGATGCCTCGAGGGCGTGCCGGGCTTCTTCGTGGCGGCGACCGACGCCTTCTACACGTTCCTTCGCTGGGCGCGCGTGTGGGACCGCGACCGGCGGGCGTGCTAA
- a CDS encoding glycosyltransferase, with translation MDRLKVLALVTRLPVPPWRGDQVRSFHHLRLLAARHDVTVCAIVLGRADARHAEAVRALGMRLEVVELGLVEAGLSLARVLVGDPRPLQVLLYARWRAMDRVAALLARERFDVVHAQLVRTAALWPPPGRPGVVLDLVDVLSANFERRARRDRGLLAWVSGLEARRLRATEEALARAAVATLVVSEPERAHLPLPGVRVVPNGVDLSAFPLRTGDGVPGRIVFAGNLGYFPNVDAARWLATEILPAVRARVPAATLHLAGARPGRAVRALATLDGVTLAADVPQMAPEVASGAVTVIPMRSGSGLQNKVLEAMAVGTPVVTTPQVAAALDVVAGEHLVLGEDTESLARAAGDLLAAPERARAVARAGRRLVEERYRWEVSAQAVEAAWYAAAGSK, from the coding sequence ATGGACCGCCTGAAGGTCCTGGCGCTGGTGACGCGCCTCCCCGTGCCGCCGTGGCGCGGCGATCAGGTGCGCAGCTTCCATCATCTGCGGCTCCTGGCGGCGCGCCACGACGTGACGGTGTGCGCGATCGTGCTGGGCAGGGCGGACGCGCGGCACGCCGAGGCCGTCCGCGCTCTCGGCATGCGCCTCGAGGTGGTCGAGCTGGGTCTCGTGGAGGCCGGCCTGTCGCTCGCGCGCGTGCTGGTCGGCGATCCGCGTCCGCTCCAGGTGCTGCTGTACGCGCGCTGGCGCGCGATGGACCGCGTCGCCGCGCTCCTCGCGCGCGAGCGCTTCGACGTCGTGCACGCGCAGCTCGTGCGTACCGCGGCGCTGTGGCCGCCGCCGGGTCGCCCCGGCGTCGTGCTCGACCTGGTCGACGTGCTGTCGGCGAACTTCGAACGGCGTGCGCGGCGCGACCGCGGGCTGCTCGCGTGGGTGTCGGGACTGGAAGCCCGGCGCCTGCGCGCGACCGAGGAGGCGCTCGCACGCGCCGCGGTGGCGACCCTCGTCGTCTCGGAGCCCGAGCGCGCGCATCTTCCACTTCCCGGCGTGCGGGTGGTGCCGAACGGCGTCGATCTGAGCGCGTTTCCCCTGCGAACGGGCGACGGCGTACCGGGCCGCATCGTGTTCGCCGGCAACCTCGGCTACTTCCCGAACGTCGACGCCGCGCGCTGGCTCGCGACGGAGATTCTCCCGGCGGTGCGCGCGCGCGTTCCCGCGGCGACCTTGCACCTCGCGGGCGCGCGGCCGGGCCGCGCGGTACGCGCGCTCGCGACGCTCGACGGCGTGACGCTCGCCGCCGACGTCCCGCAGATGGCGCCCGAGGTCGCGAGCGGCGCCGTCACCGTGATCCCGATGCGCAGCGGCTCGGGCTTGCAGAACAAGGTCCTGGAGGCGATGGCGGTCGGAACGCCGGTCGTCACGACGCCCCAGGTCGCGGCGGCGCTCGACGTCGTCGCGGGCGAGCACCTCGTCCTGGGCGAGGACACCGAATCGCTCGCGCGCGCAGCGGGCGACCTCTTGGCGGCGCCGGAGCGGGCGCGGGCCGTCGCCCGGGCGGGGCGCCGCCTGGTCGAGGAGCGCTATCGGTGGGAAGTGTCGGCACAGGCCGTGGAAGCCGCGTGGTACGCCGCCGCCGGTTCGAAATGA
- a CDS encoding glycosyltransferase family 4 protein, giving the protein MRIAFMHRRLAGGGTEADLCRMASGLAARGHELHVFVAKADAAPAGVTVRRVPIVRAGRVARLVSFALAAPRAVATERWDVIVGFGRTPRQDVVRVGGGTHRSYLARMEAADQRGPRRGPYHRAVLWLERRMFAPDGHRAVIAVSRRVAREIEDDYGVPASHVRVLYNGVDLERFHPARRAVDGRAVRSELGIGDGPVCLAIGTGFVRKGFDILLRTWREQPPAGAALLLAGDDERLGRYRREAAAGGPVQVLGPRGDVDRLLAAADAVVVPSRQEAFGNVVLEACAAGVPVVTSRRVGAAELLAGVGDDLVVDDPEDTRTLRDAIVRALGPDWARRSAAARSRAEEFPWSRHLDELESFLGEVARAR; this is encoded by the coding sequence ATGCGGATCGCGTTCATGCATCGCCGGCTCGCCGGCGGCGGCACGGAGGCCGACCTGTGCCGGATGGCGAGCGGGCTCGCGGCCCGAGGGCACGAGCTGCACGTGTTCGTCGCCAAGGCGGACGCGGCGCCGGCGGGCGTCACGGTCCGGCGCGTGCCGATCGTGCGGGCCGGGCGCGTGGCGCGTCTGGTGAGCTTCGCGCTGGCGGCACCCCGCGCAGTGGCGACGGAGCGCTGGGACGTGATCGTGGGCTTCGGGCGGACGCCGCGCCAGGACGTGGTGCGGGTCGGAGGCGGCACGCACCGCAGCTACCTGGCGCGGATGGAGGCCGCGGATCAGCGCGGGCCACGGCGCGGGCCCTACCACCGCGCAGTTCTCTGGCTCGAGCGACGGATGTTCGCGCCCGACGGACATCGTGCGGTGATCGCGGTCTCCCGACGCGTGGCGCGCGAGATCGAGGACGACTACGGGGTCCCCGCGTCGCACGTGCGCGTGCTCTACAACGGCGTCGACCTCGAACGCTTCCATCCGGCGCGCCGGGCGGTCGACGGACGCGCGGTGCGATCCGAGCTCGGCATCGGCGACGGACCGGTGTGCCTGGCGATCGGTACGGGATTCGTGCGCAAGGGGTTCGACATCCTCCTGCGGACGTGGCGGGAGCAGCCACCGGCCGGCGCCGCGCTGCTCCTGGCCGGTGACGACGAGCGGCTGGGGCGCTACCGGCGCGAGGCCGCCGCCGGGGGGCCGGTGCAAGTCCTCGGTCCGCGCGGCGACGTCGACCGCCTTCTCGCCGCCGCCGACGCGGTCGTCGTTCCGTCGCGGCAGGAGGCCTTCGGCAACGTCGTGCTGGAGGCGTGCGCCGCCGGTGTCCCGGTGGTGACCAGCCGCCGAGTCGGCGCCGCGGAGCTGCTGGCGGGCGTGGGTGACGACCTGGTCGTCGACGATCCCGAGGACACGCGCACGCTACGGGACGCGATCGTCCGTGCGCTCGGCCCCGACTGGGCACGGCGGAGCGCAGCGGCGCGATCACGGGCGGAGGAATTCCCGTGGAGCCGGCATCTCGACGAGCTGGAGTCGTTTCTGGGCGAGGTGGCGCGTGCACGCTGA
- a CDS encoding glycosyltransferase family 4 protein, with product MRRLFVTLAHPQHAGMWRALRVLADAAPAHGWELRYAVPAWHDLITTTGIPPEHVTVVRGLGAWRRLSARATLPATLARLVRAARGSHAFYSTTLSTFPHCWLAGRLLGIPQVVHVYSSYGEARPYRKHLLGRARHVIAPSADSLRLAEQALGGFAPGTRARVAYNGMDVERIRREAAAAVPPGIAPPRAPSIGMVGNLDWRKNPTCLVEATPAIRAAVPDLTVLLVGAFPDAGTEARVRGRIAELGLSDVVRTTGFLANPFPIVQRLDVLVHPALRDPFPLALLEAMALARPIVATAVGGIPEMLVDGESGRLVPPEDPAALARAVVALLHDAPGRARMGAAAYHRLATVFTLEGFAATMFGAFDEAVRDGRAA from the coding sequence GTGAGGCGCCTCTTCGTCACGCTCGCGCACCCGCAGCATGCCGGCATGTGGCGCGCGCTGCGCGTCCTCGCGGACGCCGCCCCTGCGCACGGCTGGGAGCTGCGCTACGCCGTTCCCGCCTGGCACGACCTCATCACGACGACGGGGATCCCGCCCGAGCACGTGACGGTCGTTCGCGGTCTCGGAGCCTGGCGGCGCCTGAGCGCGCGGGCGACGTTGCCCGCGACGCTCGCCCGCCTCGTGCGCGCGGCGCGCGGATCGCACGCGTTCTACTCGACCACGCTCTCGACGTTTCCGCACTGCTGGCTGGCGGGGCGGCTGCTCGGGATCCCGCAGGTGGTCCACGTCTACTCGAGCTACGGCGAGGCGCGGCCGTATCGAAAGCACCTGCTCGGGCGCGCCCGGCACGTGATCGCGCCGTCGGCGGATTCGCTGCGGCTCGCCGAGCAGGCGCTCGGCGGCTTCGCGCCCGGGACGCGTGCGCGCGTCGCCTACAACGGCATGGACGTCGAGCGGATCCGCCGCGAGGCGGCCGCGGCGGTACCGCCGGGGATCGCGCCGCCGCGCGCGCCGTCGATCGGCATGGTGGGGAACCTCGACTGGCGGAAGAACCCGACGTGCCTCGTCGAGGCCACGCCGGCGATCCGTGCGGCCGTCCCCGACCTGACGGTGCTCCTGGTCGGCGCCTTCCCGGACGCCGGGACCGAGGCGCGCGTACGCGGGCGCATCGCCGAGCTCGGTCTCTCGGACGTCGTGCGGACGACGGGCTTCCTCGCGAACCCGTTTCCGATCGTGCAGCGCCTCGATGTGCTCGTGCATCCGGCCCTCCGCGATCCGTTCCCTCTCGCGCTGCTCGAAGCGATGGCGCTCGCCCGCCCGATCGTGGCGACCGCGGTGGGCGGCATTCCCGAAATGCTGGTCGACGGCGAGAGCGGACGGCTCGTGCCGCCCGAAGATCCCGCGGCGCTCGCGCGCGCCGTGGTGGCGCTCCTCCATGACGCGCCGGGCCGGGCACGGATGGGAGCGGCCGCCTACCACCGGCTGGCGACGGTCTTCACGCTCGAAGGATTCGCCGCCACGATGTTCGGCGCCTTCGACGAGGCGGTGCGCGACGGGCGGGCGGCATGA
- a CDS encoding lipopolysaccharide kinase InaA family protein has translation MTPPAGYTWLADGPRRAVIRDDLVAALAPWLLAPELGPPAGAERLGAGRGAAYRVRIAGAPSAVVRIGRRGGALGRLVRETYLGMRPRPWRELAVSLAARLKGAPVPEVLAARVDGWIAYRSAIVTAEIPDARTAVEALRGAEGEARLRIARAAGAAVARLHDAGVQHADLNLTNILVTENGGTIVDLDRARVVPGSLGGSARRRNLARLCRSAKKLDPSGALIDRETRQAFDRAYGAPAGAPCGS, from the coding sequence GTGACGCCGCCGGCCGGGTACACCTGGCTCGCCGACGGCCCGCGCCGCGCGGTGATCCGGGACGACCTCGTCGCTGCGCTCGCGCCGTGGCTGCTCGCGCCCGAGCTGGGGCCGCCCGCGGGCGCCGAGCGATTGGGGGCCGGCCGAGGCGCGGCCTACCGGGTTCGCATCGCCGGGGCTCCGTCGGCGGTCGTGCGGATCGGGCGGCGCGGCGGCGCGCTCGGGCGGCTCGTGAGGGAGACGTACCTCGGCATGCGACCGCGTCCCTGGCGTGAGCTCGCCGTATCGCTCGCGGCGCGCCTGAAGGGAGCGCCGGTCCCCGAGGTGCTCGCGGCGCGCGTGGACGGCTGGATCGCGTATCGGAGCGCGATCGTGACGGCGGAGATCCCGGACGCGCGCACGGCGGTCGAAGCGCTCCGGGGAGCCGAGGGAGAGGCACGCCTGCGCATCGCGCGCGCTGCCGGTGCCGCGGTGGCGCGGCTCCACGACGCAGGCGTGCAGCACGCGGATCTCAACCTCACGAACATCCTCGTGACGGAGAACGGCGGGACGATCGTCGACCTCGACCGCGCACGCGTCGTGCCGGGATCGCTCGGCGGATCGGCGCGCCGCCGAAACCTCGCGCGGCTGTGTCGATCGGCGAAGAAGCTCGATCCGTCCGGGGCGCTGATCGATCGGGAGACGCGGCAAGCCTTCGATCGCGCGTATGGCGCGCCGGCGGGGGCGCCGTGCGGCTCCTGA
- a CDS encoding Trm112 family protein: MAIDQQLLDLLACPQCKGEVRLVETKDALVCEACKLRYAINDDIPNMLIDEATRID, translated from the coding sequence ATGGCCATCGATCAGCAGCTCCTGGACCTGCTCGCCTGCCCGCAGTGCAAGGGCGAGGTGCGGCTGGTCGAGACGAAGGACGCGCTCGTCTGCGAGGCGTGCAAGCTCCGCTACGCCATCAACGACGACATCCCGAACATGTTGATCGATGAGGCGACCCGCATCGACTGA
- the waaF gene encoding lipopolysaccharide heptosyltransferase II: MRRPASTEAGTGPAVVVPQTSFLGDVVLTTPLLSALRERMRPRRLVVVVRPEAVPLVRGHPAVDEVLVDDKRGRERGLVGGLRVARRLRAEAFDLAVSPHRSLRTAVILAAARIPRRIGFEQSRGAFLFHERVRRDLARHDVERNLALMTPLGGVTGAPVLHVPVQPEAAERARALLPAGAGALVAMAPGSVWATKRWRPEGFAAVARRLAAEGARVVLVGAPADVPLCDEVVARAGGAATSLAGRTDLATLVAVIDRAVVLVGNDSAPMHVACARDVPVVAVFCATTPALGYGPYGARTRVVEVDLACRPCGRHGGRRCPRGTEDCMRLVEPDAVVRAVQVVRRAESAA, encoded by the coding sequence ATGAGGCGACCCGCATCGACTGAAGCCGGCACGGGCCCGGCCGTCGTGGTCCCGCAGACGAGCTTCCTCGGTGACGTCGTGTTGACGACTCCGCTCCTCTCCGCGCTGCGGGAGCGGATGCGCCCGCGGCGGCTCGTCGTGGTCGTGCGTCCGGAAGCGGTGCCGCTCGTTCGCGGGCATCCGGCCGTCGACGAGGTGCTGGTCGACGACAAGCGCGGGCGCGAGCGCGGGCTCGTGGGCGGCCTCCGCGTCGCCCGCCGCCTGCGCGCCGAGGCCTTCGACCTCGCGGTGTCGCCGCATCGCTCGCTGCGGACGGCGGTGATCCTCGCGGCGGCGCGCATCCCGCGGCGGATCGGCTTCGAGCAGAGCCGCGGGGCGTTCCTCTTCCACGAACGCGTGAGGCGCGATCTCGCGCGGCACGACGTCGAGCGAAACCTCGCGCTGATGACCCCGTTGGGCGGGGTCACTGGAGCGCCGGTCCTCCACGTCCCCGTGCAGCCGGAGGCCGCGGAGCGCGCGCGCGCGCTGCTGCCGGCCGGCGCCGGAGCGCTCGTGGCGATGGCGCCCGGATCGGTCTGGGCCACCAAGCGCTGGCGACCCGAGGGTTTCGCCGCCGTTGCGAGGCGGCTCGCGGCCGAGGGCGCGCGCGTGGTGCTCGTGGGTGCGCCGGCCGACGTACCACTCTGCGACGAGGTCGTCGCGCGGGCGGGCGGGGCGGCGACCTCGCTCGCGGGACGCACCGACCTCGCGACGCTCGTGGCCGTCATCGACCGGGCGGTGGTGCTGGTCGGCAACGACAGCGCCCCGATGCACGTCGCCTGTGCGCGCGACGTGCCCGTGGTCGCGGTCTTCTGCGCCACCACTCCGGCGCTCGGCTACGGGCCGTACGGTGCGCGCACGCGCGTGGTCGAGGTCGATCTCGCCTGTCGCCCGTGCGGCCGCCACGGCGGCCGGCGCTGTCCACGCGGCACCGAGGACTGCATGCGGCTGGTCGAGCCGGACGCGGTGGTCCGCGCGGTGCAGGTCGTGCGGCGCGCGGAGAGCGCCGCATGA
- a CDS encoding glycosyltransferase family 2 protein, giving the protein MSGSVSVVVVNWNAGPALAACLASLEVDARAGTEVIVVDNASNDGSTEAARTRHPWARAIALPANVGFARGANAGAAEARGSVLVFLNPDARLEAGALPRLVAALEAEPQSAIAGGGLADEAGRWQPGAARFGVVRHLLLDTTVGRLAARNRRGPYPVDWVYGTFVAVRRAVFERLGGFDGSYFIYGEDLDLCHRAAAEGWHTLHVPAAVAVHGRNVSATTRFGLGRDAAVVAGELRFFARRGGWGAAALYRTLAGAKFGVKAVLAALVGRTTTARRALLVVRTCLRPGEGLPT; this is encoded by the coding sequence GTGTCGGGGTCGGTCTCGGTCGTCGTCGTCAACTGGAACGCCGGGCCGGCGCTCGCGGCGTGCCTGGCGAGCCTCGAGGTCGACGCGCGGGCGGGGACGGAGGTCATCGTCGTCGACAACGCGTCGAATGACGGCAGCACGGAGGCGGCCCGCACCCGGCATCCGTGGGCGCGGGCGATCGCGCTGCCGGCGAACGTCGGGTTCGCGCGCGGCGCCAACGCCGGCGCGGCCGAGGCGCGGGGAAGCGTCCTGGTCTTCCTCAATCCCGACGCCCGGCTCGAGGCGGGCGCGCTCCCGCGCCTGGTCGCCGCGCTCGAGGCGGAGCCGCAGAGCGCGATCGCCGGGGGCGGGCTCGCCGACGAAGCGGGACGCTGGCAACCGGGCGCGGCGCGCTTCGGCGTCGTCCGCCACCTGCTCCTCGACACGACGGTCGGGCGCCTCGCGGCGCGGAATCGGCGCGGTCCATACCCCGTCGACTGGGTATACGGCACGTTCGTCGCCGTGCGGCGCGCCGTCTTCGAGCGCCTGGGCGGCTTCGACGGCTCGTACTTCATCTACGGTGAGGACCTGGACCTCTGCCATCGCGCTGCCGCCGAGGGCTGGCACACGCTGCACGTCCCGGCCGCGGTCGCCGTCCACGGGCGCAACGTGAGCGCGACCACGCGCTTCGGCCTGGGGCGTGACGCCGCCGTCGTCGCGGGTGAGCTGCGGTTCTTCGCGCGCCGCGGCGGGTGGGGCGCGGCGGCGCTCTATCGGACGCTGGCCGGCGCCAAGTTCGGCGTGAAGGCGGTGCTCGCGGCGCTGGTCGGACGTACGACGACGGCGCGCCGGGCGCTGCTCGTCGTCCGCACCTGCCTGCGTCCAGGCGAGGGGCTTCCGACGTGA